The genomic stretch tctactttaaaattggAGCATGTCGCCATGGAGACCGATGCTCTAGACTCCATAACAAGCCCACATTCAGTCAGGTACACACCAGCTCTTACACCAGTGTTCCTCTGATGTAGTTCTGCACGATTCTTTTGGTAGATTTGTATTGATTTATGTTTGATTTGTTACAGACCATTGCCCTGTTGAACATTTATCGGAACCCACAAAACACAGCCCAGTCTGCGGATGGCATAAGTAAGTCTTGCTAAGACGATAAGACGCACAGCCTAAATTAAAGAAACAAAGAGCATGCAGGAGTTACTGCAGTCATTGCTGTAACTGATTGTCTGTGTCTTTCCTCTTTGATCAGATGCTGTCAGTGATGTGGAGATGCAGGAGCACTATGATGAGTTCTTTGAGGTAGGTGGACTATCTTTGAAAGTCATGGGGaaatgatgatgaagatggGTCATGCACAAACAGCCTCAATATAATTATGATTAAAGAGCTCCCACAATCAGAAACAATGAGAGTAGTATGGAGTTTCAAAATAGTCTTTTCCAAGCTTGAGTTCAAATCAAAGTCATGGGTGTTTCTGTTATGAATACTTTTTCTAGTGCTGTGTTCTGCATTATTTCATAGGTTAGATATTGCTGTTGTATAGAGAATTTTCTTTCAACCAATTTTGTGTTTGTAAGcaaattattattctttttgcaGGACTAATTATTATAGACCAGTTCGTAGTAAACGTCACAGTTAGGTCACTTGTAGCTGCACgcacatagtggttgcagaaaaacactggttaCAAGTGGAGGTtaatgggtaaaatccatggaataagagaaaaacaaTTTGTGCCTTTTGAATCggaaatcaaataattttttaaaattggatTTAAACAgtatgtctacataatattcacatgtgctgttcataggggatgcATTGTATTAGCCCTGTAGCCCTAGCgctttctcgcaaatgcaagtttatatctcctagttcagactttataactcgatttaactcaacaattgtgagtttgtcagttctctggggggaaaaaagccagagccgaggggaaaagagagaatgacgagttggtTTTtctatcagaattgtgagaattaaTCTCAGaattcaaaattttgaaatataaactcacggCTACTTGAAAACCGTTATTTTCTGCAACGTGATAACCAGATAAAACAacgtcatcactgtttgcaaacactgaattgGTCTAGAAATTTGGTCAAAGTTCCAGAAATGTCTGCTCTGGATATAATCTTGTCCTGTTTAGTGTTGTGCAGTGATTAGCACATcgaaaatacatctttttttacaaaatgtgtgtactgtgtatatttattatgtttatataaatacacacacacatgcatggatatatttaagaaatatgttgtttatatattaaatatatttaccgataatattatatcagtaaaaaaatagatacatgtaaatattttcaaaatatacactgtatatgtgtgtatttgtgtgtgtgtgtgtgtgtgtgtatatatatatatatatatatatatatatatatatatatatatatatatatatatatataatatatataataaatatacacaatacgcACACACATTATGCAAACGAAAACTTTTATTCTGTATGTGACTAATTGTTGCACGGCACTAATCCTATCATTcataagtttggggtcagtaagatttttaagacATTAAAAGCAGCACTCAAAACTTTttcattgttacaaaagatttctatttcaggtaaatgcagttcttatgaactttttattcaaaatgtcctgtaaaatatattatagtttccaaaaaatataaagcagtgctactgttttaacaatgataataataagagtactttttttgagcagcaaatcagtaaattacactgatttctgaaggatcagtgACACTGATGGCTGGAGTAATAATGTTGGAAATTaagatttgcatcacaggaataaattattttgaaaatatattgaaatattccaaattattttaaattgtaatctttcacaattttaaaataagtaattgcagccttagtgagcctAAGAGACTTCTTGAAATATCTTACCAGCTCCAAACTTTCACATGATAGTATGTTTCTTATAACAGATATAGACAGTACAGTTTGGCCCTGTTTgttgcatcatttttttttaggctaAATACCACAAATTGCAGGTTTAATGCTCTAATATCACTTTAAATTCTTTGTTTACAGGAGGTCTTCACTGAAATGGAGGAGAAATATGGAGAGGTTGAGGAGATGAACGTGTGTGATAATTTAGGAGATCACTTGGTGGGAAATGTCTATGTGAAGGTGAGATAATTTGCAGTGTATTTACGCTGTAATaatttatgctgatttaatttaCTACTTTTAAACAGTTGCTAACTGTTTGTCATTGTTGAACTTGTGAACTTTATGATGCAACAGTTAATTGTatctttttacctttttaaactGTTTGATGTGCTATTTTGTTATCAGTTGTGTTActtgatatattatttttgacTCTAGATTTGTACTTGTGGAAAGCGTATGTTTTTGTTATATCATTTTGGGTTTGCCACCACTGTATAAAAGCAGTAATTAACAGCGTTTAcaacatttaatgtttaaaagcaTTCTTGTGCTTAAAAACACCGCTTAGTGCTGATAAACAGTTaaactttgcttttttttatgtgtgtgtgtgtagttccGCCGTGAAGAAGATGCAGAGAAAGCGGTGATCAACTTGAATAACCGCTGGTTTAATGGCCAGCCCATCCATGCTGAGCTCTCACCTGTTACTGATTTCAGAGAGGCTTGTTGTCGACAGTATGAAATGGGGTAAGTGCCTGAATAAGCATCATAAGTGCTGCACATCTTCCCTTGTACAcgaacacacacagccacaccCTCTTAATGCTGCATTCCCACATATAAATGTTTACTTCCCTCCCTCCTCAAATCGGTGTTTACTGAAACCTGATGCCTAAGGTTGATTTGTTGATTCACCTGAAGGTGTGTACTGAAAGAGTGTTGTGTTTTCTTAAATTGCCACTATTATACTATTTGAAGGTTGATaatttggttttgggagtccccaacaacaggTTTACATGCATACAAGGTCAAAAAAACTTTCATCATCTTATatgcttttaattttacattatttctcGACAACTCTCACAGGATTTGTTTgaagattgatttttttttttttttttaaaaacccttCCTTTGCATGAAGCtcctctgctctgattggtcggGTGACCcggtctgttgtgattggtctgcTGCGTACAGCGCATGTCGTAAACGGAACTCCCATCACCATTACTGGGTTGTGGCTTATCAATAATacatcattttataataatgataGTGCTCCACTCTgttctaaaaataaagaattagaGAGGAAAAAGTTGTTTTACACTTAGGCTGCAGTTTGTAAACCAACATATTGCTCCATCCTTTATCATGACTCCAGGTGATAAGAACGACAGACATTCTATTTAATCGACACATTTCTAGACATTTCATGGCGTGCCCACAGCTGATTAGCAGAACTAGTGTGAGTTAGCTGGAGACCTACAACTGCACAGAGTGTCTACGCAACACAAACTACATATTTTGCAAGCTCGACAGAACATTACAGCAACAATTATTAATCATACTTACAGGCTGTGGTCCAGAGGAACGAGCTGGTTCAAACAAACTAGGCACTGACCCATTTTTCAAAGATAACCGGTTTACCAATCCTGCTTTAACTTGCAGAGGTTGGATAACCGGTCGTTAGTGACGTGATGGGAGCACAgcaaaaagttgtaattatacTGTTGTGGTATTGTAGTAAAtaggggtgtaagaaaatatgGATACACATGTGTATTGCAACATTTAGTTTGGCGATACTGTATcgattctaaaaaaaaaaaaaaaggaatataaattaaaaaaaaaaaaaaatcatacaagattcatgacagttgctTCGTTTTGAGCGTATATCCTGACCACTAGATTGCGATCGTCTTATCTCTGAActtaaacagtgacaggaaatactAGCATATGGTTGCGCCACTAATGTTAGCAAAACTTGTGAAATTCTCAGAACAAAAAGGTTCTACAAATGTccaatatatgtatttattttactgttttacaattcttttgttttctttaggaatcctgcaagcactttattttttgatattaaGCAGATGTGATTCTTATGTTAAGATCAAAATGATTTGACATGGTTGCAATTGtaaacttaaattgtaaagcagggtctaaaaatatatatggtctgtttataaaagcttacattttatacatgtaataactaaagaatcttgcaagcactttattttccccctttACTCGTACTGCACAGAAAGTGATTCAGTAACATTGAATGGTTTGCATATGGTGGTGTGTTCTTAATTACAGCCTTCCTAAAATTGTCCTATtcataaattaagaaatatcccaatataTCGCCTTGTTTAAAGTATCGCAACATATCGCAACCCCTGTATCGTGATACGCATTGTATTGCCAGATTCTTGGCAACACACAGCCCTAGTAGTAAAGATTAATTTTAACTACTGATTCTTCACAGCCTCATCcttttgaagtaaaaataaaccgAATTCACTCACAGTGCAGACCACAGCTTCTTCTAGACATTATGTAAAGCACACAAATGAGCTACAGGGTTTGAATTTTTGCGGGATGTCCATGCAAAACATAGGCAGGCATTATGCACATGTATTAACTTCTGATGTATGAACTTTGTGGAAATTGGATTTGATTAGTTTCAGAGTTAACTCGTTCCTTTGGGAGACAGTAACTTATTGTTTGGAACTTTGCAGACCGTTTACACTCACATACATTACAAACTGCATGaaaggtaattttcaaaaataggggcactttaaactGTTTCCACTGGCTTCAGTGTGACTGACTGCAATACTTGTGTATTCCTGCAGAGAGTGCACTCGAGGAGGCTTCTGCAACTTCATGCACCTGAAGCCAATCTCAAGGGAACTCCGAAGAGAACTGTATGGCCGCAGGAGGAAGAGGTCTGTGTGAATTTTAAAACACGTCAAAAGCATAAAGATAGATAGTGGATCTTGTAATTCCCACATTGCTGTCATTAGGCCTCTATAAGGGCTTGCTTCATAATTATCTGTTATAAATATAAGAGATCCTTATTCTAACAACTAAATTTGTGCAAATGGTTAACCTTGCACAAAATGATTGCAGTTTGGGATtggtaagatttattttaaatgatttatgcCAAAATCTCTTATGGGAGAGCTGAATTTTATCAGatagataacttttttttatttgaatacattttaaaatgtaatttattcctatgcaaagctgaaattttagcatcattagtctagtcttcagtgtcacatgatccttcagaaattagtctaatatgctgtttttctgtGCAGGAAACGCGTCttatttatgttgaaaacagttaatattttgtggaaactgtgatgcttgtttgttcaggattctttaattaaaaaatagtgcaaaagaactgctttttaaaacatttgtctttactgtcacttttgatcaattgaattatttttcttaaaaaaaaaaaaaaaaaagtaagcttACAgactgtaaatgtttaaaatgtgctCTGCTGTTTTGGACTTGTTAGTAAATTCATTTTCTCTCCTTCACAGACATCGCTCCCGTTCGCGTTCCCGTGAACGTCGCTCTCGCTCTAGGGAACGCAATAGAGGTGGTGGAGGTGGCGGTGGCGGCGGCGGTGGCGGCGGTGGTGGTGGAAGAGACCGGGAGAGACGGAGGTCAAGAGACAGAGAACGCTCTGGACGGTTTTAAAATGTCCTTCTTTCTTGACACCAACATTCAACCCCCAAATCCTGCCCTCGTCTCTCCTGATGAAATGTGATAAATGTTGAATTTCTTTCCTCCCTGATTTCTTTGTCCTCTCACCTTTTTATGCGAGATTTGTTTGCTTTTCAATAAAGATACCTAAATCATTTTACTGCTTTTCAGTAGTTACATTATTCCCATACATTCTATTTTATGCTTGTACATGTATCTTCTAACAATGAAAGCAGTGTTTAGTACTCGAATTTGTGG from Labeo rohita strain BAU-BD-2019 chromosome 9, IGBB_LRoh.1.0, whole genome shotgun sequence encodes the following:
- the u2af1 gene encoding splicing factor U2AF 35 kDa subunit, which gives rise to MAEYLASIFGTEKDKVNCSFYFKIGACRHGDRCSRLHNKPTFSQTIALLNIYRNPQNTAQSADGINAVSDVEMQEHYDEFFEEVFTEMEEKYGEVEEMNVCDNLGDHLVGNVYVKFRREEDAEKAVINLNNRWFNGQPIHAELSPVTDFREACCRQYEMGECTRGGFCNFMHLKPISRELRRELYGRRRKRHRSRSRSRERRSRSRERNRGGGGGGGGGGGGGGGGRDRERRRSRDRERSGRF